From the Hordeum vulgare subsp. vulgare chromosome 1H, MorexV3_pseudomolecules_assembly, whole genome shotgun sequence genome, the window TTAAACAAAGGTATGGTTTGGACTATGAGGACACATTTAGTCCTGTAGTAAAAGCTGCCACAATTCgtcttgttctatcaattgctattTCCAGGGGATGGCACCTCAGACAGCTAGATGTACAGAAtgcgtttcttcatggtgttctggaagaggatgtTTATATGAAACAGCCTCCTGGGTTTGAAGACAAAAGATCACCCTCATATGTTTGCAAGCTTGACAAAGCTATCTATGGGCTAAAACAGGCCCCCAGAGCATGGTACTCATGTCTCAGTCACAAACTGCAAGCACTTGGATTTACTCCCTCTAAAGCTGACACCTCATTATTTATCTACAACAAGTTGCATACCTCCATATTCGTGCttatctatgttgatgatattattgtcaCAAGTTCATCTAATGAGGCAGTAACAGGGTTGCTAAAAGACTTAAGTGCAGAGTTTGCCTTGAAGGATTTGGGAGATCTACACTTCTTTTTAGGCATTGAAGTAAAGAGACATGGAGATACACTCCATCTCTCTCAAGAAAAGTATGCAACTGATCTGGTAAGAAGAGTTGGACTACAAGGTTGTAAACCATCTGCAACTCCTTTGTCTAGCTCAGAAAAGCTATCTCTCACTGAAGGAGATCTCTTGAATCAAGAGGATAATACCAACTACAGAAGTCTGGTAGGTGCTCTTCAATACTTGACTCTTACAAGACCTGACATTTCCTTTGCTGTTAACAAAGTGTGCCAGTTTCTTCATGCTCCCACTACTGTTCATTGGACAGCTGCCAAAAGAATTGTTAGATACATTAGCAATACTTTGAGTACTGGTCTTACCTTCAGCAAAGATTCTTCCACTCTTGTTAGTGCCTTTTCTGACTCTGATTGGGCAGGATGCTTAGATGATAGACACTCTACAGGTGGATTTGCAGTTTTCTTTGGACCTAATCTAATATCATGGTGTGCAAAGAAACAAGCAACAGTATCTAGATCTAGTACTGAAGCAGAATACAAGGCACTAGCAAATGCAACAGCAGAAATTATCTGGGTTCAGTCAGTGCTTAAAGAGCTTGGTATTAAACACACTCAATCTCCATGTTTatggtgtgataatcttggtgcAACATATTTGTCTGCTAACCCAGTATTTCATGCTCGAACAAAGCACATTGAGATAGATTTTCACTTTGTCAGAGAAAGAGTTGCTAACAAGCAACTAGACATTCGCTTTATTCATTCCAGAGATCAAGTTGCAGATGGCTTCACCAAGGCATTGCCCACAAAAAGTTTTCAAGAGTTCAAACGTAATCTCAATCTCAGTAAGTTGTGATTAAGGGAGGGTGTTAAACATATTGTGTATGCGTGCGTGTTGGgtatagagatagagatagatattcGGTTAGGTAGCTTAAACCTCCTTGTCATCTCTTTAAACCGATTGTATTCTATCTCTATGTTTCCTTACTCTCCAAGATTGTAATCTCAACAACTTGTACGCATATCCCAGGGATCACCTCCTGGCTACTTAACATGCAACCGTCGGCCTCAACAGGTACGACGTTCCCACAACTTCCACAATGCGCACGCCGTAGCACAACAGTAGCTGCTAGTCTGCTCCCGCCTCCTGCACGCAAGTAGTCGCAAAGCCTCGGGGTCTCCTCGCCACCGTCCACAGTCAGCGCGATCCCAGAGGGCAGGCCGGGGCAGCCCGCAACCATGGTTTTGAATGCCCGGCATGTCCAGCCGCCGGTCGCGGGCGAGCAGCGTGCGCCGGGTGGCATCGCTTCCAAGGTGCTGCACCTTGGGGGGCCAGCCGACATCGCCACGGCGGTCGAGTCCCCGTAGGTTGAGACGGTCGGACAGAATTTTTTTACTTTCCAAAACGCCCTTAGGATTTGTATACTGGAGGACCTGGGAGAAGAAGTGCAAGATATACCGCTCGCCATTCTATTGGCAAATTGCAGCAGTACGCAACAATCGTCATCATTAGATTTCATTAATGGAGGGCCAATATTTAACGAAGGGTACCATAAAAGAGCTCTATATAGATATATAAATTTGTAGGTAACTAAATACATTGCAGTAAGACATAATGGAAGAAATGGTTATACACCAGAGTTCCGTGCAAACTTTGTTTGCCTAACTGGATCCGAGAAATTTGAGAGAGAAAACTGCcactgttatgatactgattacaTATAACAGTGATGATGATGAGAGTCTCCTCGAACATCAATAGTAGTCAGTatgaagctcttgtcaacaaaatCCATGATACAAACGTCTCCATTCACTGCATTCTacaattataaaaagattaataaGACTTCTTCATGCTTGAGTGATACTGTGATGGATGCTAGAGAATTTGTAATACTGTTGGAGTGATGGCCTGGTGGGGGACATGGATAATATGCATGCAAACAAGCTGATAAGATAATATCCTGAGAAAATGATGCACCTAACTCGAGACAATGAACAAGCCATGCTGAAGGCTGGACAAATTTGGTGCAGAAGGGTAACAATTATTTGAAATTATTCAGGCTATGTAAGATGCTATGGCTATTACAAGACACACCCACACTGATTCAGTTTGCTGCAGCTATCTCAGATTCAAAATTATATATAAACTACAGTGGCAAGTCTAAAAGTTTATTAATGCTTTAACAGAGTGCAGATACATATTCTTCCCATTCCATTTGGAATACAAAACTGACAAACACAGGAGTCAGTAAAGAAAACATCACATGATACTGCAAATCGAGTTAAACTTAGAACAGCCAGAATTTCATAGCTTCCATGGAACGACGCCAAGAAAGATATAGATCCCTACACTTGTTTATGGGACAACCTCCAGCAACAAATGCAGAGAACATGTGAAGAGATTGGCATTCAGAAGCACACAAATTGTAGCCAAAGAAGAGACAGTTATCCAATCCACTATGTTCCTTTCCACGCAAGAATTGAGAGTGACCATTAAAAGGGGGGGAAAGAATTCAGAGAGCAAATGCAGATTGAACTGAACTGGAGCATGTGAACGTCATGTTTATCAGATTCAGTGGCACATTTACCAGCAAATTCTGCCAAAAACATTTACTGAGATGAGACAAACAAACAGTCATGCTTAAAATCAGATTGCAAACTTCCCATTGATGATGATAACAAGATGGTACCATCACATACATCACACCGTAACACAACCGACGACGAATCTTACTACCACAGGCACGACCTAACAAGAAACCAACACATCTCTACACCTCGAGACCAGATCAGACACTGGGAAACAGGAAGTAGCCTAGGCCCTCTCGCCACGGATGCGGCGGGCGAGCTGGATGTCCTTGGGCATGATGGTGACGCGCTTGGCGTGGATGGCGCAGAGGTTGGTGTCCTCGAAGAGGCCGACGAGGTAGGCCTCGGCGGCCTCCTGGAGCGCGGAGACGGCGGAGCTCTGGAAGCGGAGGTCGGTCTTGAAGTCCTGCGCGATCTCACGCACCAGGCGCTGGAAGGGGAGCTTCCGGATGAGCAGCTCCGTGCTCTTCTGGTACTTGCGGATCTCCCGGAGCGCGACGGTGCCGGGGCGGAAGCGGTGCGGCTTCTTCACGCCGCCGGTGGCCGGCGCGGACTTGCGGGCCGCCTTCGTCGCCAGCTGCTTCCGCGGGGCCTTGCCGCCGGTGGACTTCCTCGCCGTCTGCTTCGTGCGGGCCATCGGGGCGGGAGGACTTGCTTTGCTGGGGCGCGGGGTGAGGATTGCTTGGGAGGTTTGAGGATTAGAGTGAGGAAGAAGGGAGGGATTCGGGGGTCCTTTTAACGAGAGGAGGCGGCGGGTGGCCGCCAGTCCGGGGAAGTTTCGCGTTTTCGGCGCTCTGTGTTTCGGGAGCGAAGGAGAGGGGAGTGAGTTTTCGAGCGTTGGATCTGCGGGCGGTGGATGGTGTGGATTTGGTTTCAGCCGAGGCACGCGGATCCTGGGCAGCGATCCGTGGCGCGGGTGTCCCTCGGTTCTGATTGGTTGATTGCAGCTGCGTTTTTATTTAGggaatttttttttctttgaaatGATTTAGGGAGTTGGTTGCAGCGCAGTTGCGTGCTCAGGCGTGGGGCACAAACCTCTTTTATGATGAGTGGCGTGATCGTAGTATTATATCTTCATAGTCGGCGCAAGCTAATCTGCGATCGAATGGTTAAAATGACAGTGATATACTCAGTTCATCAATGTTCAAATTCTAATGTTTGCattatttctgaatttatttcaggGTTTTTGGTGATACGCTTTGAGTAAAAAAAGACGTTTCTGACGATGACAAGATGTCTACGGTCATTTtataaatctcaagatgatatgttCGTTCTGTATCTCAAAGATGCTCATAAAGATAGAGTATGCATGGATGAGTTCGTATGGGTGATCGTGTGCACGTGTATATGAGTATTTGCATATGTATTGagtttaaaaacaaatattttcatAGTCGACATTCAAGCTATTATCTGCACGTTTgtcactacacatttttagaaacatGGTGAAAAAATATTACTACTTccgttctactccctccgtcccaaaataagtatcATAAATTTATAGTTGAGTTAGTACGAATTTTATACTAAATCAGCTAcacttttttttttttaaattacaaTAGTGTCAATAATGTTTTTACATTGTGAGACGGATGGAGTTGGTTTTCTTAAAAAAAAATACCatttgaactctaaaaatgtattATATTTTAAGACGAAGGTAATACTTGGTTAATGGGGATAATTCAGTAATAATGTTATTTTTCTGTGTAAAAAAGAGTGATTTGTTTTTAGGGAAAATATTAATACGTAGCAGTTTGTAAGAATGAAATCAGTGCTCCCACAGATGAAATCAGTGCTACCACGGTTCTTCGATAAACCATGGGAAACAGGAAGCAGGTTTTCCTGCCAACCCAAACTGAAGATAAAAGATACGTAGTATtagtcaaattatcaaaataaagTTGttgagcaaaaaaaaaaaaagccaAGCTATAAAAATTGCCGAGGTTGTCAAAACAAATATGCGTGATTACAAAACATATGTGCACAGATTCAGGTTGCCAGAGCGATCATAAATCCAACACTTCAATACGACAGATGGACAGATAATGAACACGTGTCCAGGTTGCtgttttcaaataaattgcagcctTCAGGGTGCAACCTGTCACCAGAATTATTTTCAATCGTAGGATCTTGTAATCGATGATTGTCCAAGAACATGATTGTAAAGATTATCCGTCCCATTGACTATCGAAACTTATAATTCAATCTGGTAAGTGGAATGTTCTGATATTAGTTAGAATGTTGGTAAAGTTAAAACACAAAGGGCTTAGGGTTTTGCGTGGGTGGCCTATCCACCTCAAGtctccatatatatataaatgatcAGGGTGTTACAATTACATATAAGTCCCTGTATGTATAAATACAATATGAACTAGACCTTATTTTACATGCCCCCTCAGTCTGAACTACATACAAAATTCAGATTGGTTCTAAATCGGTCTAGCATCTGTCGTGTAGGGGTTTAGTAAATACATCCGCTAGCTGATCATCTGTTTAAATGAACCTGACATCCAATGAGCCTGCAGCTACTCGTTCTCTCACAAAGTGGAAATCAATCTCAATGTGTTTGGTCCGAGCATTGAATAGTGGATTTGCCGTGAGGTATGTAGCCCCTAAGTTATCACACCACAAAATGGGGGTGCGCTGCCGTGAAACTCCAAGTTCCCTGAGAACTGTGTCTATCCAAATGGCTTCAGCAGCTCCATTGGCCAATGCCTTATACTCTGCCTCAGTGCTAGATCTCGAGATAGTAGGCTGTTTCTTGGAACTCCAAGATATAAGGTTAGGTCCAACAAATATAGCAAAACCACCTGTGGAGCGTCTGTCATCAACACAGACAGCCCAGTCTGCATCTGTGAATATACTAACTCCAGTAAACTGTGTTTTGCGAATTTGAAGCCTTGTGTTTAGTGTACCTTTCACATACCTCAAAATGCGCTTAACAGCTTCCCAATGAATCTTTGTAGGttgagacagaaactggcacactTTGTTCACGGCGAAGGAGATATCAGGACGAGTGAGTGTTAAGTACTGAAGAGCACCAACCACACTCCAATACCTGAAAGAGTCAATAGAACCCAGAGGAGCACCATTATGGCGTGATAAACTTTCGGACGTAGCCAGTGGAGTGGAGGTGGACTTGCTATTCTCCATGTTGACGCGATGAAGAAGATCCAGTGCATACTTTCTTTGTGTCAGCATCATGCCCCCAGAATGAAAGGACGCTTCCAATCCAAGAAAGTACTCAGGCCGGCCCATATCCTTGATGGGAAAGGTATCTGAGAGGGCTTGCACAAGGCGATCAACCACATCAGGTGTAGAGCCAGCaatcacaatatcatcgacataaaCCAACATGAAAATCTGAGTGGCACCATGAGAGAAGATGAACAGGGATGTGTCTGCTTTGGATGCAACAAAACCAATCTGGGAAAGACGACAACTCAAACGAGCATACCAGGCATGAGGCGACTGTTTGAGGCCATAGATAGATCTCTGAAGT encodes:
- the LOC123440480 gene encoding histone H3.2; its protein translation is MARTKQTARKSTGGKAPRKQLATKAARKSAPATGGVKKPHRFRPGTVALREIRKYQKSTELLIRKLPFQRLVREIAQDFKTDLRFQSSAVSALQEAAEAYLVGLFEDTNLCAIHAKRVTIMPKDIQLARRIRGERA